The following proteins are encoded in a genomic region of Periophthalmus magnuspinnatus isolate fPerMag1 chromosome 21, fPerMag1.2.pri, whole genome shotgun sequence:
- the slc12a8 gene encoding solute carrier family 12 member 8 gives MFTHILTRKRVEEEQTQFTMEGLPVGWTVHSYDHGGGEGEGGKGGLLKDGKSPKLHVYELFHEDAQGFLVSSQPWWRVKLFVWEPVLFGTWDGVFTSCMINIFGVVLFLRTGYLVGNTGVLLGMFLVSLVVVVALVTVFSGVGISEHCGVGGGGIYSMISCVLGGRVGGTVGLLYVFGQCVAGAMYITGFSESAAVLLGLQQQWAVRTVSAVVLLALLGINLAGVKWIVRLQLLLLAVLAVSTLDFVIGTFTHLDPEHGFVGYTEELLQSNSMPDYSPGESFFTVFGVFFPAATGVMAGFNMSSDLQRPEHNIPVGTLAAVFTSWFLYLVFVFLLGAICTRETLRYDFLIAEKVSLVGFLFLLGLYISSLASCMGGLYGAPRILQCIAQERVIPGLSFLGQGKGPNKTPVAAICLTGLLTMAFVLIGQVNILAPIVTINFMLTYSFIDYSFFCVAITYQLQTKDKKKTHFLAKQKECRTAPSICRPLIENNLPNYGSGDLSPQKKGTLLEFTNDMNQIFPNDGESMKDLSTKEQKCNSKRKVDVKQMLMNSFDLKSEQSKYVDGQEEGKTSNLTCADTADRGSVLTKDKELHPPVEQNINTVLDDEVSKDHGSIEIKPITNSFYQKVCNHWIALIGAFGSIMIMFVIEWIYALANISVALLLFFYIGKTNPGLPLGIAARFSFFKWLKTTLKNIGRENSLPQDEIVLTPSLPGVGLKTKQLTEENADFASRLKYHQSSFIGPDNMVQPTLSEVNSLK, from the exons atgtttactCATATTTTAACACGAAAAAGAGTCGAGGAAGAACAAACACAG TTTACAATGGAAGGTTTACCTGTAGGCTGGACAGTGCACAGCTATGAccatggaggaggagaaggagaaggaggaaaaggtggtttgctAAAAGATGGAAAATCTCCCAAATTACATGTTTATGAATTGTTCCATGAAGATGCACAG ggTTTCCTGGTGTCCAGTCAGCCCTGGTGGAGAGTAAAGCTCTTTGTTTGGGAGCCAGTCCTCTTTGGTACATGGGATGGCGTCTTCACCTCCTGCATGATCAACATATTTGGTGTGGTGCTATTTCTGCGAACTGGCTACCTCGTG GGGAACACCGGAGTGCTGCTGGGCATGTTCCTAGTCTCATTGGTGGTTGTCGTGGCTCTGGTGACGGTGTTTTCGGGTGTCGGGATCAGTGAGCACTGTGGAGTCGGAGGAGGAGGGATCTACTCCATGATCTCCTGTGTCCTGGGCGGCAGGGTGGGAGGGACAGTTGGACTCCTGTATGTGTTTGGACAG TGTGTAGCGGGGGCCATGTACATCACAGGTTTCTCAGAGTCAGCTGCGGTGTTGTTGGGTCTTCAGCAGCAGTGGGCAGTGCGGACCGTGTCTGCGGTTGTACTCCTGGCTCTGCTCGGTATAAACCTGGCCGGTGTGAAGTGGATCGTACGTCTGCAGCTGCTTCTGTTGGCAGTGCTCGCAGTGTCCACTCTGGACTTTGTCATTGGCACCTTCACCCACCTCGATCCCG AGCACGGCTTTGTTGGTTATACCGAAGAACTACTCCAAAGTAATTCAATGCCAGATTACAGCCCAGGGGAAAGTTTCTTCACTGTGTTTGGAGTCTTCTTTCCGGCTGCTACAG GGGTTATGGCAGGCTTCAACATGAGCTCCGACCTTCAGAGGCCTGAACACAACATCCCAGTGGGAACGCTTGCAGCTGTCTTCACCTC GTGGTTCCTGTATCTGGTCTTTGTCTTTCTTCTGGGGGCCATCTGCACTAGAGAAACACTGCGCTATGACTTCTTAATAGCAGAAAAG GTCTCCTTGGTgggtttcctctttctcctcggACTCTACATCTCATCCTTGGCTTCATGCATGGGCGGCTTGTACGGAGCTCCCAGAATCCTTCAGTGCATAGCTCAGGAGCGGGTCATCCCTGGTCTCTCCTTCCTGGGACAAGGG AAAGGCCCTAACAAGACACCAGTGGCTGCAATTTGCCTCACCGGCCTGTTGACCATGGCTTTTGTATTGATAGGACAAGTGAACATTTTGGCCCCTATAGTCACAATCAACTTCATGCTAACATACAGCTTCATCGACTACTCTTTCTTTTGTGTGGCTATTACCTACCAACTTCAGActaaagacaaaaagaaaacacacttcttGGCCAAACAAAAGGAATGTAGGACCGCTCCAAGTATCTGTAGACCGCTGATTGAAAATAACCTCCCAAACTATGGCAGTGGAGACCTGAGTCCACAGAAAAAAGGGACACTTTTGGAATTTACAAATGACATGAATCAAATATTTCCAAATGACGGTGAATCTATGAAAGATCTCTCCACCAAAGAACAAAAATGCAACAGCAAGAGAAAAGTAGATGTTAAGCAGATGCTAATGAacagttttgatttaaaaagtgaacaATCAAAATATGTGGATGGACAAGAGGAGGGAAAGACAAGCAATTTGACATGTGCTGACACAGCTGACCGAGGATCTGTGCTCACAAAGGACAAGGAGCTTCACCCACCTGTGGAGCAAAACATCAACACAG ttttagATGATGAAGTTTCCAAAGACCATGGAAGCATTGAAATAAAACCTATTACCAACTCATTTTATCAAAAGGTCTGCAACCACTGGATAGCTCTGATTGGG GCTTTCGGCTCTATTATGATCATGTTTGTTATTGAATGGATCTATGCACTGGCAAACATATCAGTGGCCTTGCTGCTTTTCTTTTACATTGGAAAAACAAACCCTGGACTACCTTTAG GTATCGCTGCTCGGTTCAGCTTTTTTAAATGGctgaaaacaacactgaaaaataTTGGCAG GGAAAACAGCCTCCCTCAGGATGAGATAGTTTTGACACCGTCCCTTCCCGGCGTCGGATTGAAAACTAAACAATTGACTGAAGAAAACGCTGATTTTGCCTCTCGACTCAAATATCACCAGTCTTCTTTCATTGGGCCGGACAACATGGTTCAACCGACACTGTCTGAAGTTAATAGTCTTAAATGA
- the znf148 gene encoding zinc finger protein 148 produces the protein MNTEDKLEGMLLKCSSGGLDGGGRVGLGSGAGLVVMTLGERSLVNHPILAEDEDDEDDDDDLTGSSLVTHDLVPPEQLMMQEDISKSGGDEESDVATQFPLKLTNKLPCLLHMPLTIKQELKLTESSIKKDKKAVKDLMLCPKKKKRKQRSPAKILTVNEDGSMGMQSPKCHVCIHCNAAFRTNYHLQRHVFIHTGEKPFQCTQCDMRFIQKYLLQRHEKIHTGEKPFRCDECGMRFIQKYHMERHKRTHSGEKPYQCDYCHQYFSRTDRVLKHRRMCHENKEKKSSKAAGKVGPPREPDSLNVSFLAKECSLPKKKRQKCADKTLTSETIITTHTEGHQVTVAETEEKEEQRENKMEGLPLYTVSSKVKHEYVMADYSMDLPEESTGQNQVEDELSEETTPPKLVLKKISKRIIKQSSEQATPSLSTLSSFEENGKVTQYTFEIVDKQGLLDVDGNTELESVETLQGGPTKPALSSTNYDDAMQFLKKKRYLQAAVTNNSRDYNLSSNNMSSQTPVNQTVVSTVIDETVPATILEPQPLNTDIKTHEKSVLPDEVLQTLLDHYSNKANGQADISFSVADTEVTSSISINSSDVSDSSPVESLAASSAHAQPTTEKVSLLQEYSKFLQQALERTSQNDSYLTNQSLSLVSESPPLAGQPLFATDKQFPSPSRFKSGMSSPLRSTLDKPHFGLLVGDSQHSFSFSGDETTPPSAVSPADDDFLDQVSPKKSDSTQGILQTFQISSFDQNFKSHFQTSRSGSTSQFTVANGQVSLRGHGTDFSEFTLVRETRSQLNSSPDVSSSETF, from the exons ATGAACACGGAAGATAAGTTGGAAGGCATGCTGTTGAAGTGCAGCAGTGGAGGGCtggatggaggaggaagagtgggGCTGGGCAGTGGAGCAGGGTTGGTGGTCATGACACTTGGGGAGCGATCTCTGGTTAACCATCCCATTCTGGCagaggatgaagatgatgaagacgatgatgatgatttgaCAGGGAGCTCGCTGGTCACTCACGACCTGGTCCCCCCAGAGCAGCTCATGATGCAGGAGGATATATCAAAGAGCGGCGGTGATGAGGAAAGTGATGTGGCCACACAGTTCCCTCTAAAACTTACAAATAAGCTCCCATGTTTGCTTCATATGCCG TTAACCATAAAACAGGAATTGAAGCTGACAGAGTCTTCAATAAAAAAGGACAAGAAAGCAGTAAAAGACCTAATGTTGTGtcccaaaaagaagaaaaggaagcaGCGCTCGCCAGCTAAA ATTCTCACAGTTAATGAGGATGGCTCAATGGGTATGCAGAGCCCCAAGTGCCACGTGTGTATTCATTGTAATGCTGCATTTCGAACCAACTATCATCTGCAGCGGCACgtcttcattcacacag GAGAGAAGCCCTTCCAGTGCACCCAGTGTGACATGCGCTTCATTCAAAAATATCTTCTGCAgagacatgaaaaaatccacACAG GCGAGAAGCCATTTCGATGCGATGAATGTGGCATGAGATTTATCcagaagtatcacatggaacGACACAAAAGGACCCACAGCGGGGAGAAGCCCTATCAGTGTGATTATTGTCACCAG TACTTTTCCAGGACAGACAGGGTTTTGAAGCACAGGCGAATGTGTCATGAgaacaaagagaaaaagagcAGCAAGGCGGCTGGGAAAGTTGGACCTCCACGTGAACCAGATTCTTTAAATGTATCGTTTCTTGCCAAAGAGTGTTCACTGCCTAAAAAGAAGCGCCAAAAGTGTGCAGACAAAACACTGACTTCTGAGACTATCATCACCACTCATACAGAAGGGCATCAGGTCACTGTCgcagaaacagaggagaaagaagagcagagagaaaataaaatggaaggCCTACCTCTTTACACAGTGTCCTCCAAAGTTAAACATGAGTATGTGATGGCAGACTATTCCATGGACCTCCCAGAGGAGTCTACAGGCCAAAATCAGGTTGAAGATGAGCTGTCAGAAGAGACTACTCCTCCCAAATTAGTGTTGAAGAAAATCTCCAAAAGAATCATCAAACAGTCCAGTGAACAAGCCACCCCCTCTCTGTCCACGCTGTCTTCCTTTGAAGAGAATGGCAAAGTTACACAATATACATTTGAAATTGTGGATAAACAAGGCCTTTTGGATGTAGATGGAAATACTGAGCTTGAATCGGTAGAAACTCTTCAGGGAGGGCCGACAAAACCTGCTCTCAGCAGCACAAACTATGATGACGCCATGCAGTTTCTAAAGAAGAAGAGGTACCTTCAGGCTGCTGTGACCAACAACAGTCGAGATTATAATCTGAGCTCCAACAACATGTCGTCTCagacacctgtcaatcaaacagtcGTGTCTACTGTGATCGATGAGACTGTCCCTGCCACAATATTAGAGCCTCAACCCCTCAACACTGACATCAAGACTCATGAGAAGAGCGTGCTCCCAGATGAAGTCCTCCAGACACTGCTGGACCACTACTCCAATAAGGCCAATGGGCAGGCAGACATCTCCTTCAGTGTAGCAGACACAGAAGTCACTTCCAGTATTTCCATAAATTCATCGGACGTTTCAGACAGCAGTCCTGTGGAGAGTCTGGCAGCCTCCTCTGCTCACGCTCAGCCCACCACAGAGAAGGTCAGTCTTCTGCAGGAATACTCCAAGTTCCTCCAACAAGCTTTGGAGAGGACCAGCCAGAACGACAGCTACCTGACCAACCAAAGCCTCAGCCTGGTGTCGGAGAGCCCCCCTTTAGCAGGACAGCCACTGTTCGCCACAGACAAACAGTTTCCATCTCCCAGCAGGTTCAAATCAGGGATGAGTTCTCCACTAAGGTCCACTTTAGACAAGCCTCATTTTGGATTACTGGTGGGAGACTCGCAGCACTCGTTTTCGTTTTCAGGAGATGAGACCACGCCCCCCTCAGCCGTGTCCCCCGCTGACGACGACTTTCTGGATCAGGTCTCTCCCAAAAAGTCAGATTCAACACAAGGGATTCTTCAGACATTTCAGATTAGCTCCTTTGACCAGAACTTCAAGTCACACTTCCAGACGTCCAGATCTGGATCCACCTCACAGTTTACTGTTGCCAATGGACAGGTGAGTCTGCGAGGACATGGCACAGACTTCTCAGAGTTCACTTTAGTTCGAGAGACCAGATCACAACTCAACTCCTCCCCCGATGTCTCTTCCAGTGAAACTTTCTGA